A single region of the Demequina sp. genome encodes:
- a CDS encoding glutaredoxin family protein, producing the protein MSARVTMYTRAGCHLCDDALEVVAAACQASGSDYQLVDVDATPELRERFGEQVPVVTVDGQTVGFWRIDPQVLAQALA; encoded by the coding sequence ATGAGCGCCCGTGTGACGATGTACACCCGCGCCGGCTGCCATCTGTGCGACGACGCCCTCGAGGTGGTAGCCGCCGCCTGCCAAGCGTCGGGCAGTGATTATCAGCTGGTGGACGTGGACGCGACGCCGGAGCTCCGGGAGCGCTTTGGCGAGCAGGTGCCCGTGGTGACCGTGGACGGGCAGACGGTCGGCTTCTGGCGCATAGACCCGCAGGTACTGGCCCAGGCACTCGCGTAG
- a CDS encoding histidine phosphatase family protein, translated as MPLIHLVRHGHVHNPDKILYGRLPEFRLSDAGEAMARAVAEHFVRQGTDVGRVVASPLLRAQQTAAPIAEAYGLPVDTDERLIEAANAYEGGKVQSGPKDFIHPRNWWLLRNPARPSWGEPYREQEARMWAAIRDAAAATPDHDTVMVSHQLPIWVARMSFEKRRFLHDPRSRECGLASVTSFDVSPDGEVGAMFYATPAAHVEVPKHGGAE; from the coding sequence ATGCCCTTGATTCACCTGGTGCGTCACGGTCACGTCCATAATCCGGACAAGATCCTGTACGGCCGCCTCCCGGAGTTTCGCCTGTCCGACGCTGGCGAGGCCATGGCGCGCGCCGTCGCCGAGCACTTTGTGCGGCAGGGCACCGATGTTGGCCGGGTGGTCGCGTCGCCTCTGCTCAGGGCTCAGCAGACGGCGGCGCCGATCGCCGAGGCGTACGGCCTGCCCGTGGACACCGACGAGCGGCTCATCGAGGCCGCGAATGCGTACGAGGGCGGCAAGGTCCAGTCGGGCCCCAAGGACTTCATCCACCCGCGCAACTGGTGGCTGTTGCGAAACCCTGCGCGGCCATCCTGGGGAGAGCCCTACCGCGAGCAGGAGGCGCGCATGTGGGCCGCTATCCGTGACGCCGCGGCCGCGACGCCTGACCACGACACCGTTATGGTCTCCCACCAGCTGCCCATCTGGGTGGCGCGCATGAGCTTCGAGAAGCGCCGGTTCCTGCACGACCCGCGCTCGCGTGAGTGCGGACTGGCATCGGTCACGAGTTTCGATGTCTCTCCCGATGGCGAGGTGGGCGCGATGTTCTACGCGACTCCCGCCGCGCACGTCGAGGTGCCGAAGCACGGGGGAGCCGAGTGA
- a CDS encoding glycosyltransferase family 4 protein, translated as MKVALVLDDSIDRPDGVQQWVRALGAYLERVGHEVHIICSVSESSDPRVHAIAKNVSVRFNGNGLQTPLPASRKRVRELLIAEDFDVIHVQTPHSPVLAGRVVDEARKLRARSVRIAGTFLIMPTGRVAALGTRALGIALRKNLRKFDAIHAVSPGSLEFAREAFHIEPLLIPLAIDTAALKGAVKTTRPPRRAGDRLVLAFLGRLVERKGVLELIDALALLDRDTLDRLDVRIGGRGPLLEEAQDAVARHGLGEVVSFAGFVSEEDKPQFFADADIAVFPSTGGESFGIVLVEAMASGAGVVVAGANPGYLSVIGSRPEVSVDATDTAAFAALLTRLVGDGALREELHREQQEDVKQFDLEVVGERIVRELYGVE; from the coding sequence TTGAAAGTAGCGCTCGTCCTCGATGACAGCATCGATAGGCCCGACGGCGTCCAACAGTGGGTGCGCGCGCTCGGGGCCTACTTGGAGCGGGTTGGGCACGAGGTGCACATCATCTGCTCGGTGTCTGAGTCTTCCGACCCCCGGGTGCATGCGATTGCGAAGAACGTCTCTGTGCGCTTCAACGGCAACGGACTCCAGACCCCGCTACCGGCTTCCAGGAAGCGGGTCCGCGAGCTGCTGATCGCCGAGGACTTCGACGTGATCCACGTGCAGACGCCGCACTCGCCCGTGCTTGCCGGCCGCGTGGTGGACGAGGCGCGGAAGCTGCGCGCGCGCTCCGTGCGGATCGCCGGAACGTTCCTGATCATGCCCACGGGCCGGGTGGCTGCGCTGGGGACCCGCGCGCTGGGGATCGCGCTTCGGAAGAACCTCCGCAAGTTCGACGCGATTCACGCCGTGTCGCCGGGTTCGCTTGAGTTCGCGCGCGAGGCCTTCCACATCGAGCCGCTGCTCATCCCGCTGGCCATCGACACGGCCGCCCTCAAGGGTGCGGTGAAGACCACCCGGCCGCCGCGCAGGGCAGGCGACAGGCTTGTCTTGGCGTTCCTTGGGCGGCTCGTGGAGCGCAAGGGCGTGCTCGAGCTGATCGACGCGCTCGCGCTGCTCGACCGCGACACGCTGGACCGGTTGGACGTGCGGATCGGCGGGCGCGGACCGCTCCTCGAGGAGGCGCAGGACGCGGTGGCGCGGCATGGGCTCGGCGAGGTGGTGAGCTTCGCCGGGTTTGTCTCCGAGGAGGACAAGCCGCAGTTCTTCGCGGACGCCGACATCGCGGTGTTCCCGTCAACCGGCGGGGAGAGTTTTGGGATCGTGCTCGTGGAGGCGATGGCGTCGGGTGCGGGAGTGGTGGTCGCCGGGGCGAACCCGGGGTACCTGTCGGTGATCGGTTCGCGGCCGGAGGTGTCCGTCGATGCGACGGACACCGCGGCCTTCGCGGCGCTGCTGACGCGGCTCGTGGGCGATGGGGCGCTGCGCGAGGAACTGCATCGTGAGCAGCAGGAGGACGTGAAGCAGTTCGATCTTGAGGTCGTTGGCGAGCGGATCGTGCGGGAGCTCTACGGGGTGGAGTGA
- a CDS encoding AURKAIP1/COX24 domain-containing protein, translating into MGSVIKKRRKRMSKKKHRKLLRKTRHQRRNKK; encoded by the coding sequence ATGGGATCCGTCATCAAGAAGCGCCGCAAGCGCATGTCGAAGAAGAAGCACCGCAAGCTTCTTCGCAAGACGCGCCACCAGCGTCGCAACAAGAAGTGA
- a CDS encoding cytochrome c biogenesis protein CcdA, whose product MSGTVLTGSLLLAIPIAILAGLVSFASPCVVPLVPGYLGYVSGMAGADAKRSRPRLVLGVLLFIAGFSAVFIALSVVVTALGAQVQAQLDVITRILGVVVILMGLAFMGAVPFLQAERRLHVSPRAGLWGAPVLGIAFGLGWAPCIGPTLSAVLALALTESSQARGILLAVAYCLGLGLPFLALAFWIEHSSKVLGWLRRHRLGLMRFGGAMLIVLGVLLVTGLWGSLTNLLQGWIDGFWTAV is encoded by the coding sequence GTGAGCGGCACCGTCCTCACCGGCTCGCTGCTGCTCGCCATCCCCATCGCCATCCTCGCGGGCCTCGTGAGCTTCGCGTCGCCGTGCGTGGTGCCGCTCGTCCCCGGCTACCTGGGATACGTGAGCGGCATGGCCGGTGCGGACGCCAAGCGCTCGCGGCCGCGCCTCGTGCTCGGGGTGCTGCTGTTCATCGCGGGCTTCAGCGCGGTGTTCATCGCGCTCAGCGTTGTCGTCACGGCGCTCGGAGCCCAGGTGCAGGCCCAGTTGGACGTCATCACGCGCATCCTCGGCGTGGTCGTGATCCTCATGGGCCTCGCGTTCATGGGCGCCGTTCCGTTCCTCCAGGCGGAACGCCGCCTGCACGTCTCGCCTCGCGCGGGGCTGTGGGGCGCTCCCGTGCTCGGCATCGCGTTTGGGCTCGGTTGGGCGCCCTGCATCGGCCCGACGCTGTCAGCAGTTTTGGCGCTCGCCCTCACCGAAAGCTCGCAGGCCAGGGGCATTCTGTTGGCAGTTGCGTATTGCCTTGGGCTTGGGCTGCCGTTTCTCGCGCTCGCGTTCTGGATTGAGCACTCGTCGAAGGTTCTTGGCTGGCTTCGTCGCCACCGCCTTGGGCTGATGCGCTTTGGCGGGGCGATGCTCATCGTGCTCGGAGTGCTGCTGGTCACGGGGCTGTGGGGCTCGCTCACGAACCTCCTCCAGGGCTGGATCGACGGCTTCTGGACGGCCGTCTAG
- a CDS encoding 1,4-dihydroxy-2-naphthoate polyprenyltransferase gives MATSLDDWVAGARPRTLWTAITPVFVGSAAANAVGDSDWLLAMLALGVGLALQVGVNFANDYSDGVRGTDVDRIGPDRLVATGKATPSAVKAAAFGCFGVAALLGLALVALSGYWWLLAVGLVAIVAAWFYTGSGRPYGYAGWGEVSVFIFFGPVATLGTMYTQAGTVTWWAVLGSVALGLYAVAMLLVNNIRDIETDAAAGKRTLAVRVGDYRARQFYSAAVTLPLLISVLIAFEQPWVLLTLLLALPALLLVLGMRLRVGAALGPLFLGTTVVGFLYGMLLATGIAL, from the coding sequence GTGGCGACTTCCCTTGACGACTGGGTGGCCGGCGCGCGCCCGCGGACCCTGTGGACGGCGATCACCCCCGTGTTCGTTGGCTCGGCGGCGGCGAACGCGGTCGGCGACTCCGACTGGCTGCTGGCGATGCTCGCTCTCGGGGTGGGGCTGGCGCTGCAGGTGGGCGTGAACTTCGCGAACGACTACTCGGACGGCGTGCGCGGCACGGACGTTGACCGCATCGGCCCCGACCGGCTGGTGGCGACGGGCAAGGCGACGCCGTCCGCCGTGAAGGCCGCGGCGTTCGGGTGCTTTGGCGTGGCGGCGCTGCTTGGGCTCGCGCTCGTCGCGCTCAGCGGGTACTGGTGGCTGCTGGCCGTGGGGCTGGTGGCGATCGTGGCCGCGTGGTTCTACACGGGAAGCGGCCGGCCGTACGGCTACGCGGGCTGGGGCGAGGTGAGCGTCTTCATCTTCTTTGGCCCGGTCGCGACGCTCGGCACCATGTACACCCAGGCGGGGACCGTGACGTGGTGGGCGGTGCTCGGGTCGGTTGCCCTTGGCCTCTACGCGGTGGCGATGCTGCTGGTGAACAACATCAGGGATATTGAGACTGACGCCGCAGCGGGCAAGCGCACGCTCGCCGTGCGCGTTGGCGACTACCGGGCGCGGCAGTTCTACTCAGCCGCGGTGACGCTGCCGCTGCTGATCTCCGTGCTGATCGCGTTCGAGCAGCCCTGGGTGCTGCTCACGCTCCTGCTGGCCCTTCCCGCGCTGCTGCTGGTGCTCGGGATGCGGCTGCGCGTTGGCGCCGCGCTGGGCCCGCTGTTCCTGGGCACCACCGTGGTCGGTTTCCTCTACGGAATGCTGCTGGCGACGGGAATCGCACTCTAG
- a CDS encoding PadR family transcriptional regulator, translating into MDIPKDLVAASAAPLVLSILSEGASYGYAILKRVTELSDGQLEWSEGLLYPLLHRLERQGHVHAFWAHSDSGRKRKYYEVTDEGRAALAQHQAQWRAVVATLETTWVQSRKTVPIGSNRRAVTA; encoded by the coding sequence ATGGACATCCCCAAGGACCTCGTGGCGGCAAGCGCCGCTCCTCTAGTGCTCAGCATCCTGAGCGAGGGCGCGAGCTACGGGTACGCCATCCTCAAGCGGGTCACGGAACTCTCTGACGGGCAGCTCGAGTGGAGCGAGGGGCTGCTCTATCCGCTCCTCCACCGCCTCGAGCGGCAGGGCCATGTCCACGCCTTCTGGGCGCACTCGGACTCCGGCCGCAAGCGCAAGTACTACGAGGTCACCGACGAAGGCAGGGCCGCCCTCGCGCAGCATCAGGCCCAGTGGCGTGCCGTGGTCGCAACCCTCGAGACCACATGGGTGCAGTCGCGAAAGACCGTGCCGATCGGCTCGAACAGACGGGCCGTGACGGCATGA
- a CDS encoding PLDc N-terminal domain-containing protein — translation MKYLVLLVLYVALVSYCVTDVANRTEREPFGLHKALWVVFIVVVPFVGGIFWLVARRREGRRYGGSAPTAPDDDPEYLRWLRDQQRRKGE, via the coding sequence ATGAAGTACCTCGTCCTCCTCGTGCTCTACGTCGCGCTCGTCTCGTACTGCGTGACGGATGTCGCGAACCGCACCGAGCGCGAGCCGTTCGGTCTCCACAAGGCGCTGTGGGTGGTCTTCATCGTGGTGGTGCCGTTCGTGGGCGGGATCTTCTGGTTGGTCGCCCGGCGTCGGGAGGGCCGACGCTATGGCGGCTCCGCGCCGACCGCGCCCGATGATGACCCCGAGTACCTGCGGTGGCTGAGGGATCAGCAGCGGCGGAAGGGCGAGTAG
- a CDS encoding HAD-IB family hydrolase — MNSVAEGGTRVAAFFDVDNTIIRGASAYHLSRGLREHGYLRNREIFRFAFEQFKYHLFGETKQQMETVTQQAPKFFAGWSAAEIIAIGEEVWDTVLTHRIFPGTKALIESHLERGHEVWLVTATPQEIAHLIARRMGATGGLGTVAETRNGYYTGVLEHGLMHGPRKAEAVRELAAERGLDLAKSYAYGDSSNDVPMLEAVGVPGAINPDARMRRIAAERNWPIREFRKRRKSGRRGVVKASITGSVWVVLAIGRGCRKAVFRR; from the coding sequence GTGAACTCCGTGGCGGAAGGTGGCACTCGCGTTGCCGCGTTCTTTGACGTGGACAACACGATCATTCGCGGCGCGAGCGCGTACCACCTCTCCCGCGGCCTCCGCGAGCACGGCTACCTGCGCAATCGCGAGATCTTCCGCTTCGCGTTCGAGCAGTTCAAGTACCACCTGTTCGGCGAGACCAAGCAGCAGATGGAGACCGTGACGCAGCAGGCGCCCAAGTTCTTCGCCGGGTGGAGCGCCGCCGAGATCATCGCGATCGGCGAGGAGGTGTGGGACACGGTGCTGACCCACCGCATCTTCCCTGGCACCAAGGCGCTCATCGAGTCGCACCTGGAGCGCGGGCACGAGGTGTGGCTCGTCACCGCCACGCCTCAGGAGATCGCGCACCTCATCGCGCGCCGAATGGGCGCGACTGGTGGCTTGGGGACCGTTGCCGAGACCCGCAACGGGTACTACACGGGGGTGCTCGAGCACGGGCTAATGCACGGGCCGCGCAAGGCGGAGGCGGTGCGCGAGCTTGCTGCCGAACGCGGGCTGGACCTCGCGAAGTCGTACGCGTATGGGGACTCGTCCAACGACGTGCCCATGCTCGAGGCGGTTGGTGTGCCCGGCGCGATCAACCCGGACGCGCGCATGCGGCGCATCGCCGCCGAGCGCAACTGGCCCATCCGCGAGTTCCGCAAGCGCCGCAAGAGCGGGCGCCGGGGCGTGGTGAAGGCGTCAATCACGGGGTCGGTGTGGGTGGTGCTCGCGATCGGCCGGGGCTGCCGCAAGGCGGTCTTCCGCCGCTAG
- a CDS encoding permease prefix domain 1-containing protein, translating into MSDATEPQVALEAQIQLWREHMARRAGVTAVEVDELEDHLRAEVDELAGAGLSDDEAFLVAVKRLGSQHEIAREFARENSQRLWKQLVLDDDAKRPREAGDRGGWVPVVIFALIAALVVKVPALFGLTFDDNPEFYLRNVSLLGLVTVAAYLLWRRRATLNYVLATAAGFAVIAVAANVYPLDINGDALPMTALHVPIAVWVIIGLAYATARWRSTEGRMDYVRFTGEFLIYLVLIQAASYVLLLLIGVVPTLVGIDTEQFLIQWVVPCGAAAAVIVAAWLVEAKQAIVENMAPVLARIFTPLFTLAFLGLLAVVLFSGEIGELNRELLIATDGILVVAVGLILYNLTARGADTRFGWFDWIQLTLVGSAFALDAIAFVNIAIRITDGWTFNRAVVLGANVILLVNLVVSAWLLVRLQRGRAGAVRSLETWQTALLPVYGAWALVVVLVLPPVFGLT; encoded by the coding sequence ATGAGCGACGCAACAGAGCCACAGGTCGCGCTTGAGGCGCAGATCCAACTGTGGCGCGAGCACATGGCGAGGCGAGCCGGCGTCACCGCCGTCGAGGTGGACGAGCTAGAGGATCACCTGCGCGCCGAGGTTGATGAGCTCGCGGGTGCTGGGCTCAGTGACGATGAGGCCTTCCTTGTCGCGGTCAAGAGGCTCGGCAGCCAGCACGAGATAGCCCGCGAGTTCGCGCGCGAGAACTCGCAGCGCCTGTGGAAGCAACTCGTTCTCGACGATGACGCGAAGCGGCCGCGGGAGGCGGGCGACCGCGGCGGCTGGGTGCCGGTGGTGATCTTCGCGCTGATCGCCGCACTGGTGGTCAAGGTTCCCGCGCTATTCGGGCTGACCTTCGACGACAACCCTGAGTTCTACCTCCGCAATGTGTCGCTGCTGGGCCTCGTGACCGTCGCCGCCTACCTGCTGTGGCGCCGCCGCGCGACGCTGAACTACGTCCTCGCCACCGCCGCCGGCTTCGCCGTCATTGCGGTGGCGGCCAACGTGTACCCGCTCGACATCAACGGCGACGCCCTCCCCATGACCGCGCTGCACGTGCCCATCGCGGTGTGGGTGATCATCGGCCTCGCGTACGCGACCGCGCGCTGGCGAAGCACAGAGGGTCGCATGGACTACGTGCGGTTCACGGGAGAGTTCCTCATCTACCTGGTGCTCATCCAGGCCGCAAGCTACGTGCTGCTTCTCCTCATCGGGGTGGTCCCCACCCTCGTCGGCATCGACACGGAGCAGTTCCTCATCCAGTGGGTGGTTCCATGCGGCGCCGCGGCGGCCGTCATCGTCGCCGCCTGGCTCGTCGAGGCCAAGCAGGCGATCGTCGAGAACATGGCGCCCGTGCTCGCTCGAATCTTCACGCCGCTGTTCACGCTGGCCTTCCTCGGGCTGCTCGCGGTCGTGCTGTTCTCCGGCGAGATCGGCGAACTCAATAGGGAGCTCCTCATCGCGACCGACGGCATCCTCGTCGTCGCGGTCGGGCTCATCCTCTACAACCTCACCGCACGCGGGGCAGACACGCGATTCGGCTGGTTCGACTGGATCCAGCTCACGCTCGTCGGCTCGGCTTTCGCGCTCGATGCAATCGCGTTCGTGAACATCGCGATCCGCATCACGGATGGCTGGACCTTCAACAGGGCGGTCGTCCTCGGCGCGAATGTGATCCTGCTGGTAAACCTGGTGGTGAGCGCGTGGCTGCTCGTGCGCCTCCAGCGCGGCCGTGCGGGAGCCGTGCGCTCGCTCGAGACCTGGCAGACGGCGCTCCTGCCCGTCTATGGGGCGTGGGCGCTCGTTGTCGTGCTAGTCCTGCCGCCGGTCTTCGGGCTTACCTGA
- a CDS encoding cytochrome c biogenesis protein ResB: MARVKLDNYALPEAPRLGFRGWLRWMWRQVTSMRVALILLLFLALGAIPGSILPQAPREPVKAAQFVRDNGWWGQFLEKAGFLDVYGSAWFTAIYVLLFASLIGCIIPRCIAHYRDMRAPVTPAPSRLDRYEPRASGEATGEPGDAVGRIAKELRPNPSFWGTFTGYRVRVDVREKRGQTQTALAAEKGHIRELGNLVFHVALIGILCSVAYGAAFIYRGQAIIVEGDTFTNSVVAYDTFSSGRLFNEDSLEPFTLRLDEFHADFSLSGRPESFAADVTLTEPGQQPRQEVIKVNHPLGVNGANIYLQGNGYAPDLTFTDADGNVAYSGPVIFIPKDSFYTSTGVVKVPDVTSGEQVGIKATLYPTAVGEGTDWASIHPDPTNPVIVFTAYTGDLGLDDGVPQNVYKLDETHLSPVRGDDGQQAVMAIKPGETVELPDGLGSLTWNDTPRYAAFDIRADPSLPFLLFFAVCALLGLSLSLFGARRRIWVIATVGEGEAPVSLVTGAVLAPAHDAAKSAAELRRAMAAATEEEA; this comes from the coding sequence GTGGCCCGCGTCAAGCTCGACAACTACGCGCTGCCGGAGGCGCCCCGCCTCGGCTTCCGAGGCTGGCTGCGGTGGATGTGGCGCCAGGTCACGTCGATGCGCGTTGCGCTCATCCTGCTGCTGTTCCTCGCGCTCGGCGCGATTCCCGGCTCGATCCTCCCGCAGGCCCCGCGCGAGCCCGTCAAGGCCGCCCAGTTTGTCCGCGACAACGGCTGGTGGGGGCAGTTCCTCGAAAAGGCGGGCTTCCTCGACGTCTATGGCTCTGCGTGGTTCACGGCCATCTACGTGCTCCTCTTCGCTAGCCTCATCGGTTGCATCATCCCGCGGTGCATCGCGCACTACCGCGACATGCGCGCCCCGGTGACGCCGGCGCCGAGCCGGCTGGACCGCTACGAGCCCCGCGCCTCGGGCGAGGCGACGGGCGAACCTGGCGACGCCGTCGGGCGCATCGCCAAGGAGCTGCGGCCGAACCCTTCTTTCTGGGGGACCTTCACCGGCTACCGGGTGCGCGTGGACGTGCGCGAGAAGCGGGGCCAAACCCAGACCGCGCTCGCGGCGGAGAAGGGCCACATCCGCGAGCTGGGCAACCTGGTGTTCCACGTGGCGCTCATCGGGATCCTGTGCTCGGTGGCGTATGGCGCGGCGTTCATCTATCGCGGCCAGGCGATCATCGTGGAGGGCGACACCTTCACCAACTCGGTGGTCGCGTATGACACGTTCAGCTCGGGGAGGCTGTTCAACGAGGATTCGCTCGAGCCGTTCACCCTGCGACTCGACGAGTTCCACGCGGACTTCTCGCTCTCCGGGCGGCCCGAGAGCTTCGCCGCCGACGTCACCCTCACGGAGCCCGGCCAGCAGCCGCGCCAGGAGGTGATCAAGGTCAACCACCCGCTCGGCGTGAACGGCGCGAACATCTACCTGCAGGGCAACGGATACGCGCCGGACCTGACCTTCACCGATGCGGACGGCAACGTCGCATACAGCGGGCCCGTGATCTTCATCCCCAAGGACTCCTTCTACACGTCGACGGGCGTGGTGAAGGTGCCGGACGTCACGAGCGGCGAGCAGGTGGGCATCAAGGCGACGCTCTACCCAACCGCCGTTGGCGAGGGCACGGACTGGGCGTCCATTCACCCCGACCCCACCAATCCCGTCATCGTGTTCACCGCGTATACCGGGGACCTGGGGCTTGACGACGGCGTGCCGCAGAACGTCTACAAGCTCGACGAGACGCACCTCAGCCCCGTTCGCGGGGACGACGGCCAGCAGGCGGTCATGGCGATCAAGCCCGGCGAGACGGTGGAGCTGCCCGACGGCCTGGGATCGCTGACCTGGAACGACACCCCTCGCTACGCGGCCTTCGATATCCGCGCGGACCCGTCGCTGCCGTTCCTGCTGTTCTTCGCCGTGTGCGCGCTCCTAGGGCTCTCGCTGAGCCTGTTCGGCGCGCGGCGGCGCATCTGGGTCATCGCGACCGTTGGGGAGGGCGAGGCGCCCGTTAGTCTTGTCACCGGCGCCGTACTCGCGCCCGCGCACGATGCCGCAAAGTCCGCGGCCGAACTGCGCAGGGCCATGGCGGCGGCAACGGAGGAGGAAGCATGA
- the ccsB gene encoding c-type cytochrome biogenesis protein CcsB, translating into MIDMQALSVAALWGATILYAVAMVAYSIRLAAEADARVQVKRLATVGAGAGTASGGEDLTAAQLPQRARKALGIARSATLVGFVLNVIGVIARGIEAGHVPWSNMYEYTISGSMVAVGIFLGVQRKRDVTFLGAGITGLATIVMGLGLTVLYAEPESLPPALQSMWLIIHVSIATICSGIFGVAFIVTSLQLLKDYRDSGTPRTQWSRGRALRFLEAVPKADVLEALAFRLIAVGFVLWTFTVMAGAIWAEHAWGRYWGWDPKEVWSFVIWVVYAAYLHARTTQGWAGRKSAYLALVGFGCLIINFTLVNYVFQGLHTYAPGQ; encoded by the coding sequence ATGATCGACATGCAGGCGCTCAGCGTCGCCGCCCTGTGGGGCGCCACGATCCTGTACGCCGTGGCCATGGTCGCGTATTCGATCCGCCTTGCCGCGGAGGCAGACGCGCGGGTCCAGGTGAAGCGGCTGGCGACGGTTGGAGCGGGGGCAGGGACAGCGTCGGGCGGGGAGGACCTGACCGCGGCGCAGTTGCCCCAGCGCGCCAGGAAGGCGCTCGGCATCGCGCGGTCGGCAACCCTGGTGGGCTTCGTCCTCAACGTCATCGGCGTGATCGCGAGGGGCATCGAGGCGGGCCACGTGCCGTGGTCCAACATGTACGAGTACACGATCAGCGGCTCCATGGTGGCGGTGGGGATCTTCCTTGGAGTGCAGCGCAAGCGGGACGTGACGTTCCTTGGCGCCGGCATCACGGGACTCGCGACCATCGTGATGGGCCTCGGCCTGACCGTCCTCTACGCAGAGCCGGAGTCGCTGCCGCCCGCGCTGCAGTCGATGTGGCTCATCATCCACGTGTCGATCGCGACGATCTGCTCTGGCATCTTCGGGGTCGCGTTCATCGTGACGTCGCTGCAGCTGCTCAAGGACTACCGCGACAGCGGCACCCCGCGCACGCAGTGGTCGCGCGGCCGTGCCCTCCGCTTCCTAGAGGCCGTGCCCAAGGCGGACGTGCTCGAGGCGCTCGCGTTCCGCCTCATCGCCGTCGGCTTTGTGCTGTGGACCTTCACGGTCATGGCCGGCGCCATCTGGGCCGAGCACGCCTGGGGCCGCTACTGGGGCTGGGACCCCAAGGAGGTCTGGAGCTTCGTGATCTGGGTGGTCTACGCCGCGTACCTGCACGCGCGCACCACTCAAGGCTGGGCCGGCCGCAAGAGCGCGTACCTGGCTCTCGTCGGCTTCGGCTGCCTCATCATCAACTTCACCCTGGTCAACTACGTCTTCCAGGGTCTCCACACGTATGCGCCGGGGCAGTAG
- a CDS encoding TlpA family protein disulfide reductase, producing MRPIARWIIGGALVLAIVLWLVGCTPGDAVDSPGYVSGDGTVTIFDDGTALTLTGTSFAGDPVDTSDFKGQVVLINTWYATCPPCRSEAPLLVEMDARDDTQVVGVNREDDAATVAAFERTFGVEYPSIDGGDGKAIAQLQGKVSIAAVPTTLVLRPDGTLYARIIGEADPSTLKSLIEDAQQ from the coding sequence GTGAGACCGATAGCCCGCTGGATCATCGGCGGCGCCCTTGTCCTCGCGATTGTGCTGTGGCTCGTCGGCTGCACGCCCGGCGACGCCGTGGATTCGCCCGGCTACGTCAGCGGCGACGGCACCGTGACGATCTTCGACGACGGGACCGCGCTCACGCTCACCGGCACGTCCTTCGCCGGCGATCCCGTAGACACGAGCGACTTCAAGGGCCAGGTCGTCCTCATCAACACGTGGTACGCGACGTGCCCGCCGTGCCGCTCTGAGGCGCCGCTGCTCGTGGAGATGGACGCGCGCGACGACACCCAGGTGGTCGGCGTCAACCGCGAGGATGACGCGGCAACGGTCGCCGCCTTTGAGCGCACGTTCGGCGTGGAGTATCCGAGCATCGACGGCGGCGACGGCAAGGCGATAGCCCAGCTGCAGGGCAAGGTCTCGATCGCGGCCGTCCCCACCACGCTCGTGCTTCGCCCCGACGGCACGCTCTACGCACGGATCATCGGCGAGGCCGACCCGTCCACCCTCAAGTCCCTCATCGAGGACGCGCAGCAGTGA
- a CDS encoding DUF4229 domain-containing protein — translation MRVLAYWAARLGIFLAIAAFLWWVVKWQDLISLIAAFILGWLVSYLVLPGLRRDAAAQMDGWMTRSEKGIREADAEEDAEIGALPDAGSGKPEDRRQD, via the coding sequence ATGAGAGTTCTCGCCTACTGGGCCGCGCGGCTCGGCATCTTCCTCGCCATCGCGGCCTTCCTGTGGTGGGTGGTCAAGTGGCAGGACCTGATCTCGCTGATCGCGGCGTTCATCCTCGGCTGGCTCGTGAGCTACCTGGTGCTTCCGGGGCTGCGACGCGACGCCGCCGCGCAGATGGACGGGTGGATGACGCGGTCGGAGAAGGGCATTCGCGAGGCGGACGCCGAGGAGGACGCCGAGATCGGCGCACTGCCCGACGCTGGCTCAGGTAAGCCCGAAGACCGGCGGCAGGACTAG